From a single Nicotiana tomentosiformis chromosome 2, ASM39032v3, whole genome shotgun sequence genomic region:
- the LOC104106732 gene encoding protein CLMP1-like, with translation MGKSGGRKKKGGVSQNQNQNQVAVGENDKPVVVNGSADLDSSIFLKRAHELKEEGNRRFQGKDYVGALQQYESALKLTPKTHPERAVFHSNRAACLMQMKPIDYDSVISECTMALQVQPRYVRALLRRARAFEAVGKYEMAMQDVQILLGADPNHRDALEIAGRLRMALGPRPEAQQDLQSRPSPAALGASAVGAAPIAGLGPCLPARPMSKKPAPSAGASAISVTNKPEKPYQFTPAENGPQPKVQLPKVVLKPSNGPSKPRPDHNKDDQREQASLSVSNVVRGHSKGVAIRWRPLKLVYDHDIRLAEMPVNCSFRVLRDIVSKRFPMSKSVLVKYKDSDGDLVTITCTTELRSAESWVDGLLPKDPDADKTDSIGMLRLHVVEVSPEQEPALLEEEEEKLVESEPSKGDDSGSHSSTSDSVVETVDNESNMAEKDATKEKVATTENPDCKEVEMDDWLFEFAQLFRTHVGIDPDAHIDLHELGMELCSEALEETVTSEEAQALFDKAALKFQEVAALAFFNWGNVHMCAARKRIPIDDSASKEMMATQLQAAYDWVKEKYSLARKKYEEALLIKPDFYEGLLALGQQQFEMAKLYWSFILAKKEDLSNWDPTETLALFDSAEEKMKAATEMWEKLEEQRAKELKDPSASKKDELLRRRKKQGSGPEGEASAEISADEAAEQAAVMRSQIHLFWGNMLFERSQVECKLALAGWKKNLDTAVERFKLAGASESDISTVLKNHCSNEEATEGSKQTVESLNTDESATLDLSQKANTDESANHKSDASQA, from the coding sequence ATGGGGAAATCAGGTGGTAGGAAGAAAAAGGGTGGTGTTAGTCAAAATCAAAACCAGAATCAAGTGGCTGTAGGGGAGAACGATAAACCTGTTGTTGTTAATGGTAGTGCTGATTTGGACTCATCAATTTTCTTAAAAAGAGCCCATGAGCTGAAAGAAGAGGGAAACAGAAGGTTTCAGGGTAAGGATTATGTAGGTGCTTTACAACAATACGAGAGTGCTCTCAAACTTACCCCAAAGACACACCCAGAAAGAGCTGTTTTTCATAGCAATAGGGCGGCCTGTTTGATGCAAATGAAGCCCATTGATTATGATTCTGTTATTTCTGAATGTACGATGGCACTTCAGGTTCAGCCTCGTTATGTTCGGGCCCTTCTACGAAGGGCTCGTGCATTTGAGGCTGTGGGGAAGTATGAAATGGCGATGCAAGACGTGCAGATACTATTGGGTGCTGATCCGAATCACCGAGATGCTTTGGAGATTGCTGGACGATTGAGAATGGCACTTGGTCCTCGTCCAGAGGCCCAACAGGACCTCCAGAGCCGCCCATCTCCAGCTGCACTTGGTGCTTCTGCAGTGGGTGCGGCTCCTATTGCTGGCTTAGGACCATGCTTACCTGCTCGGCCAATGTCTAAGAAGCCAGCACCTTCAGCTGGGGCTTCAGCTATATCAGTTACTAATAAGCCAGAGAAGCCATATCAATTTACACCAGCTGAAAATGGTCCTCAACCTAAAGTTCAGTTGCCAAAGGTTGTTTTGAAGCCCTCAAATGGTCCTTCCAAACCACGTCCAGATCACAATAAGGATGACCAAAGAGAGCAGGCATCTTTATCAGTATCAAATGTTGTTCGTGGACATTCCAAAGGTGTTGCGATTCGTTGGAGGCCGTTGAAGCTTGTTTATGATCATGATATAAGGCTTGCCGAAATGCCTGTGAACTGCAGCTTTAGAGTGTTGAGGGATATTGTTAGCAAACGGTTCCCAATGTCAAAGTCTGTTCTTGTTAAATATAAGGACAGTGATGGTGATTTAGTAACTATTACCTGTACGACTGAGCTTAGGTCGGCAGAGTCTTGGGTTGATGGTCTACTACCAAAAGACCCCGACGCTGATAAAACAGACTCCATTGGGATGCTAAGGTTGCATGTCGTTGAGGTGAGTCCTGAACAGGAGCCGGCTTTGTTGGAAGAGGAAGAGGAGAAGCTTGTCGAGAGCGAACCGAGTAAAGGGGATGATAGTGGATCCCATTCTTCAACAAGTGATTCTGTGGTTGAAACTGTGGATAATGAGAGCAACATGGCAGAGAAGGACGCTACCAAAGAGAAAGTGGCAACAACGGAAAATCCTGACTGCAAGGAGGTTGAAATGGATGACTGGCTTTTCGAGTTTGCTCAGTTATTCAGAACTCATGTGGGCATCGATCCAGATGCTCACATAGATTTGCATGAGCTCGGGATGGAGCTTTGCTCTGAAGCCCTTGAGGAGACTGTGACTAGTGAAGAGGCTCAAGCTCTTTTTGACAAGGCTGCCTTGAAATTTCAGGAAGTGGCTGCTCTTGCTTTCTTCAACTGGGGAAATGTTCACATGTGCGCAGCAAGGAAACGAATTCCGATTGATGATTCTGCTTCAAAGGAGATGATGGCTACACAGCTACAAGCAGCATATGACTGGGTAAAAGAAAAGTATTCTCTGGCCAGAAAGAAGTATGAGGAGGCACTCTTAATCAAACCAGACTTTTATGAGGGATTGCTAGCGTTGGGGCAGCAGCAATTTGAGATGGCAAAACTTTACTGGTCCTTTATCTTGGCTAAGAAAGAGGACCTATCAAACTGGGATCCTACGGAAACTCTTGCGCTCTTTGACAGTGCAGAAGAAAAAATGAAAGCGGCAACAGAGATGTGGGAAAAGCTGGAGGAGCAGAGAGCTAAGGAACTAAAGGATCCTAGTGCCAGCAAGAAGGATGAACTATTAAGGAGAAGGAAGAAGCAGGGAAGTGGTCCTGAAGGTGAGGCGTCAGCCGAAATTTCAGCTGACGAGGCCGCAGAGCAAGCTGCTGTTATGAGATCACAGATACATTTATTCTGGGGTAATATGCTCTTTGAACGATCTCAAGTTGAATGTAAGTTGGCTTTGGCTGGTTGGAAGAAAAACCTCGATACAGCAGTTGAGCGATTCAAGCTTGCTGGAGCTTCTGAGAGTGACATATCAACAGTTTTGAAGAACCATTGTTCCAATGAGGAAGCTACAGAGGGATCTAAGCAAACGGTTGAGAGCCTGAACACTGACGAAAGTGCTACACTTGATCTTAGCCAAAAGGCCAACACTGACGAAAGTGCAAATCACAAGAGTGATGCTAGTCAAGCTTAG
- the LOC104106733 gene encoding protein REVEILLE 1-like isoform X2 produces the protein MLRSFSPRFTALIYPHYIYMPPFDVVRESNSGDASSVKPIEIPPPRPKRKPMHPYPRKLATPVKSGTLVPEKLTRSISPNMSMSEQENQSPTSVLSAHGSDALGTGDSSKRSGSASPVSSAGGGNSDGFVLSEPPNFILQDSSTPAQANASTNPENQACVKLELLPQEGSAETSSTPCLKLFGKTVLVTESQRPCPTSGTCKIETDVNDEAALPTASWNIMPMKFTASDSDCVSSTLTMGTPPPFYYLPSQNENQWPTRCASATLLPWGSSCASVSFPCIQVLNPIPIKGRPIFNDNNLEDKQNQKEGSSTGSNTEPVSTEMSGDKNMDVEAQSSQHPLEKVRKELSSRPSETSSLVRRASSTKRIKGFVPYKRCLAERGTNSSRLSGEEREEQRTRLCM, from the exons ATGCTCAGAAGTTTTTCTCCAAGGTTTACTGCTCTTATATACCCCCATTATATCTATATGCCGCCTTTTGAT GTTGTTCGTGAATCTAATAGTGGTGATGCAAGCTCTGTGAAACCCATAGAGATCCCTCCTCCTCGACCTAAAAGAAAACCAATGCACCCTTATCCACGTAAATTGGCTACTCCAGTTAAAAGTGGAACCCTAGTCCCTGAGAAATTGACGAGGTCGATCTCACCTAATATGTCTATGTCTGAACAAGAGAACCAATCTCCTACTTCTGTGTTGTCTGCACATGGTTCGGATGCACTTGGCACGGGGGATTCAAGTAAGCGCAGTGGTAGCGCATCACCTGTTTCATCAGCTGGTGGTGGAAATTCTGATGGTTTTGTACTTTCTGAACCGCCCAATTTCATCCTACAAGATAGCTCTACGCCTGCCCAAGCAAATGCTAGTACAAATCCAGAAAACCAAGCTTGCGTG AAACTAGAGTTGCTTCCGCAAGAAGGCTCAGCTGAGACGTCTTCTACTCCATGTCTGAAGCTATTTGGTAAAACTGTGCTAGTCACTGAATCTCAGAGACCCTGTCCAACTTCTGGCACGTGCAAAATAGAGACAGACGTGAATGATGAAGCAGCATTGCCAACAGCGTCTTGGAACATAATGCCAATGAAATTTACTGCTTCTGATTCAGATTGTGTGTCAAGTACCTTAACTATGGGAACCCCACCACCATTTTATTACTTGCCATCACAAAATGAAAACCAATGGCCTACTAGATGTGCTTCTGCCACTCTTTTGCCATGGGGATCATCATGTGCATCTGTTTCATTTCCTTGCATTCAAGTTCTTAACCCAATTCCAATAAAGGGGCGTCCCATCTTCAATGACAACAATCTGGAAGATAAACAAAATCAGAAAGAAGGATCTTCCACTGGCTCTAACACTGAACCAGTAAGTACGGAAATGAGTGGAGATAAAAATATGGATGTCGAAGCTCAGAGTAGCCAACATCCACTAGAGAAGGTGAGGAAAGAATTATCCTCTAGACCTAGCGAAACCTCTAGCTTGGTGCGAAGAGCAAGTTCCACCAAGCGCATTAAGGGCTTTGTTCCTTATAAGAGATGCTTAGCAGAAAGGGGCACCAATTCCTCAAGGCTAAGCGGTGAGGAAAGAGAAGAGCAGCGAACCCGCCTTTGCATGTAG
- the LOC104106733 gene encoding protein REVEILLE 1-like isoform X1 has product MASAEMADQDQSGESGVDSIRSSWNGISSDVGASSTRSIQLKEQAASADEYAPKARKAYTISKQRERWTEEEHRKFLEAIKLYGRAWRRIEEHVGTKTAVQIRSHAQKFFSKVVRESNSGDASSVKPIEIPPPRPKRKPMHPYPRKLATPVKSGTLVPEKLTRSISPNMSMSEQENQSPTSVLSAHGSDALGTGDSSKRSGSASPVSSAGGGNSDGFVLSEPPNFILQDSSTPAQANASTNPENQACVKLELLPQEGSAETSSTPCLKLFGKTVLVTESQRPCPTSGTCKIETDVNDEAALPTASWNIMPMKFTASDSDCVSSTLTMGTPPPFYYLPSQNENQWPTRCASATLLPWGSSCASVSFPCIQVLNPIPIKGRPIFNDNNLEDKQNQKEGSSTGSNTEPVSTEMSGDKNMDVEAQSSQHPLEKVRKELSSRPSETSSLVRRASSTKRIKGFVPYKRCLAERGTNSSRLSGEEREEQRTRLCM; this is encoded by the exons ATGGCATCTGCAGAAATGGCTGATCAG GATCAAAGTGGAGAAAGCGGGGTGGACTCAATCCGTTCCAGCTGGAACGGAATTTCATCTGATGTGGGAGCATCATCAACAAGGAGCATCCAGCTGAAAGAGCAGGCTGCTTCTGCAGATGAATATGCTCCCAAG GCCAGGAAAGCATACACCATCTCAAAGCAAAGGGAACGGTGGACAGAAGAAGAGCACAGAAAGTTCCTTGAGGCTATAAAGCTGTATGGTAGGGCATGGAGGCGTATAGAAG AGCATGTGGGCACAAAAACTGCAGTACAGATAAGGAGCCATGCTCAGAAGTTTTTCTCCAAG GTTGTTCGTGAATCTAATAGTGGTGATGCAAGCTCTGTGAAACCCATAGAGATCCCTCCTCCTCGACCTAAAAGAAAACCAATGCACCCTTATCCACGTAAATTGGCTACTCCAGTTAAAAGTGGAACCCTAGTCCCTGAGAAATTGACGAGGTCGATCTCACCTAATATGTCTATGTCTGAACAAGAGAACCAATCTCCTACTTCTGTGTTGTCTGCACATGGTTCGGATGCACTTGGCACGGGGGATTCAAGTAAGCGCAGTGGTAGCGCATCACCTGTTTCATCAGCTGGTGGTGGAAATTCTGATGGTTTTGTACTTTCTGAACCGCCCAATTTCATCCTACAAGATAGCTCTACGCCTGCCCAAGCAAATGCTAGTACAAATCCAGAAAACCAAGCTTGCGTG AAACTAGAGTTGCTTCCGCAAGAAGGCTCAGCTGAGACGTCTTCTACTCCATGTCTGAAGCTATTTGGTAAAACTGTGCTAGTCACTGAATCTCAGAGACCCTGTCCAACTTCTGGCACGTGCAAAATAGAGACAGACGTGAATGATGAAGCAGCATTGCCAACAGCGTCTTGGAACATAATGCCAATGAAATTTACTGCTTCTGATTCAGATTGTGTGTCAAGTACCTTAACTATGGGAACCCCACCACCATTTTATTACTTGCCATCACAAAATGAAAACCAATGGCCTACTAGATGTGCTTCTGCCACTCTTTTGCCATGGGGATCATCATGTGCATCTGTTTCATTTCCTTGCATTCAAGTTCTTAACCCAATTCCAATAAAGGGGCGTCCCATCTTCAATGACAACAATCTGGAAGATAAACAAAATCAGAAAGAAGGATCTTCCACTGGCTCTAACACTGAACCAGTAAGTACGGAAATGAGTGGAGATAAAAATATGGATGTCGAAGCTCAGAGTAGCCAACATCCACTAGAGAAGGTGAGGAAAGAATTATCCTCTAGACCTAGCGAAACCTCTAGCTTGGTGCGAAGAGCAAGTTCCACCAAGCGCATTAAGGGCTTTGTTCCTTATAAGAGATGCTTAGCAGAAAGGGGCACCAATTCCTCAAGGCTAAGCGGTGAGGAAAGAGAAGAGCAGCGAACCCGCCTTTGCATGTAG